One part of the Haliaeetus albicilla chromosome 9, bHalAlb1.1, whole genome shotgun sequence genome encodes these proteins:
- the LOC104322017 gene encoding LOW QUALITY PROTEIN: protein SLFN14-like (The sequence of the model RefSeq protein was modified relative to this genomic sequence to represent the inferred CDS: inserted 2 bases in 2 codons), translating to MVSFVTLRCIINREVFLIIYHFRSRMARQEGQLLINLKTNYPDVVVDIGKIVLGGRSRKKTSHNQKRQQKELSIAVCALLNSGGGVARMESKDKNYCFWEHGIGLDIEQSLGGCMDSTETSEYFTWMQQQSHLLLFVKTWNCGGPEQRSAATKLRICSLSTVLSRRSFTLVVPMTLSDVAGFLRRKESCAKCHDENGPSAEKALLNFDGGAKETPLNTKECNIQDATARFLKRDKLIVGEVLDFTEATHIEFKNFSTENVLEYIRKTLPNYVSAFANTQGGYLFFGVDDSSKVIGSHGKVGKEALEKTVXDTMGSMPIHHFCGSQAGVHFKTYVLXVYDEAEGLQGYICAVRVEPFCCTVFYDNPESWIVTGDMIKRLSVRKWTELMTAADPGSL from the exons ATGGTTTCCTTTGTCACACTGCGGTGTATAATCAATCGTGAggtgtttttaataatttatcatTTCAGGAGCAGGATGGCCAGACAAGAAGGGCAGCTGCTgattaatttgaaaacaaactatCCTGATGTGGTGGTAGATATTGGGAAAATAGTTTTAGGAGGGAGATCCAGAAAGAAGACCTCTCACAATCAGAAAAGGCAACAAAAGGAGCTTTCTATAGCTGTGTGCGCATTGCTGAATTCAGGAGGAGGAGTAGCGAGGATGGAGAGCAAAGACAAGAACTACTGCTTTTGGGAGCACGGCATTGGTCTGGACATTGAGCAGAGCCTCGGGGGGTGCATGGACAGCACCGAGACCAGCGAATACTTCACGTGGATGCAGCAGCAGAGtcacttgctgctttttgttaaaACATGGAACTGTGGAGGTCCAGAGCAGAGAAGTGCAGCCACAAAGCTGCGTATCTGTAGCCTGAGCACTGTTTTGTCCCGTAGGTCTTTCACTTTGGTTGTCCCTATGACTTTAAGCGACGTGGCTGGATTtctgaggaggaaagaaagctgTGCCAAGTGCCATGATGAGAATGGGCCAAGCGCTGAGAAAGCTCTGCTGAATTTTGATGGGGGAGCAAAGGAGACCCCTCTGAACACCAAGGAGTGCAACATCCAAGATGCCACTGCcagatttttaaagagagaCAAACTGATTGTTGGGGAGGTCCTGGATTTCACAGAGGCAACACATATTGAATTTAAGAACTTCTCTACAGAGAATGTCTTGGAATACATCAGAAAAACCCTTCCAAATTATGTCTCTGCCTTTGCAAACACTCAGGgtggttatttattttttggagTGGATGACAGCAGTAAAGTCATTGGAAGCCATGGTAAAGTGGGGAAAGAAGCTTTAGAAAAAACAG CTGATACCATGGGCTCAATGCCCATCCATCACTTCTGCGGCTCTCAGGCTGGCGTGCATTTTAAGACTTACGTCC GCGTTTATGACGAAGCAGAAGGCTTGCAGGGCTATATATGTGCTGTGCGAGTCGAACCGTTTTGCTGCACTGTTTTCTATGATAACCCTGAATCCTGGATAGTGACAGGTGACATGATCAAAAGACTGAGCGTCAGGAAATGGACGGAGCTCATGACAGCTGCAGACCCAG GTTCCCTGTAA